Proteins co-encoded in one Thermomicrobiales bacterium genomic window:
- a CDS encoding DUF58 domain-containing protein, with protein MTYRSFITALIAVAFLAAGEGFGWPILRQLGAAVAVVFVLAYLWSRMNIAGLSARRVLDTRALQVGGVFADELSVRSRSLLPKLWIELRDRCELPTHDASRVFGLRSRGTASWKTQSIAVRRGVFRMGPVVLRSSDPFAIFSHERSVSFDEDVTVYPPVFELTAFELPGAQSSGGPHIDHRSPLTTAAVSSIRDYSAGDPFNRIAWSSTARTGKLMVKEFDLDPTAEIWVVADFGVSQAVVPTRDHELSRQPGLTFAEAWLDSSEDFVAALAASVSRKAIDANRALGFLANASSHDFRPPESSERQFLRVLGALALAKSDGAESIDTLLNNEMRRFDRYRSPVVITASTELDWIESLEHAVLRGVRPTVIYVDPASFDAARDSARVRNRLAVAPFPVHIVDYRNGIEAAFSWASAAPSSRVLQHVN; from the coding sequence ATGACCTACCGTTCCTTCATCACCGCGCTCATTGCCGTCGCGTTCCTCGCGGCAGGCGAGGGGTTCGGCTGGCCCATCCTTCGGCAGCTCGGCGCCGCGGTGGCGGTTGTATTCGTTCTCGCGTATCTCTGGAGCCGAATGAACATTGCCGGTCTCAGCGCTCGGCGAGTGCTCGACACCCGAGCGCTTCAGGTCGGCGGAGTCTTCGCCGACGAGCTCTCAGTGCGCAGCCGCTCGCTGCTTCCCAAGCTGTGGATCGAGCTTCGCGACCGATGCGAGCTCCCAACCCATGATGCGAGTCGAGTGTTCGGGCTTCGGAGCCGGGGAACCGCTTCGTGGAAAACTCAATCGATCGCGGTTCGCCGGGGAGTGTTTCGCATGGGGCCGGTAGTACTCAGGTCCAGTGATCCGTTCGCCATCTTCTCCCACGAGCGGAGCGTCTCATTCGATGAAGACGTTACGGTCTATCCGCCAGTCTTCGAGCTCACCGCGTTCGAGTTGCCCGGCGCGCAATCCTCAGGAGGCCCGCACATCGATCATCGGTCTCCGCTCACCACCGCGGCGGTCTCGTCGATCCGTGACTATTCCGCGGGCGATCCGTTCAATCGAATCGCCTGGTCATCCACCGCGCGCACCGGGAAGTTGATGGTCAAGGAGTTCGATCTCGATCCCACTGCCGAGATATGGGTCGTGGCTGACTTCGGCGTTTCGCAAGCTGTCGTTCCCACCCGCGATCATGAGTTGTCGCGCCAACCGGGATTGACCTTTGCCGAGGCATGGCTCGATTCCAGTGAAGACTTCGTTGCCGCGCTTGCGGCATCGGTTTCCAGGAAGGCGATCGACGCGAATCGAGCGCTTGGGTTTCTCGCCAACGCGTCGTCGCACGATTTTCGCCCACCAGAATCATCGGAACGGCAGTTCCTCCGCGTCCTGGGAGCGCTGGCGCTCGCAAAGTCGGACGGGGCGGAATCGATCGACACCCTCCTCAACAATGAAATGCGCCGGTTCGACCGCTACCGCTCGCCGGTCGTGATTACGGCGAGCACAGAGCTCGACTGGATCGAATCGCTGGAGCACGCGGTGTTGCGCGGGGTGCGCCCTACCGTGATCTATGTCGATCCTGCGTCATTCGATGCGGCACGGGATAGCGCGCGTGTGCGTAATCGGCTTGCTGTTGCACCGTTCCCGGTTCATATTGTCGACTATCGGAACGGCATCGAGGCGGCATTCTCGTGGGCGAGTGCAGCGCCGTCGTCACGGGTCCTTCAGCATGTCAACTAG